One window of Bactrocera tryoni isolate S06 chromosome 2, CSIRO_BtryS06_freeze2, whole genome shotgun sequence genomic DNA carries:
- the LOC120769601 gene encoding uncharacterized protein LOC120769601 isoform X2 codes for MHTCKIKKPRKSIGRRNQKKVALKVGVQQKNTTTLCLKSQIPRVPLRKPSPSSTLSKPNVFCTLSPRLKVQVDNPEYKLRKQTTISETEVQPLTTPNLVQLQQCRNHISRNLELATRTSNSSTTQLYLRGQNTAAILNFRIRKSITQMDLKRTRRDNANNYSLLASPQSQSLGGLSTNPSALMPNRTSDIAGLMGVSSQTSLVNKMFDQNNYYYVIQDRDPKVAGMRIFATIMLNAWRKRRDEVKRLMEEVNNLKRGSIKAKNQLHVFNTLFRVEQKRNDELSVQLKRSLEDINNTKSSCESLTTSLISLKADKALLEQQIQIKEQEFDGLNAILSQTKSDLFKAMAQQRELQANLSSEQRKVQALEAQKKELINEICEVNNESLQKEEKLQNEIKEKNDALTTALTKLESFEWEINELKQKTLILDNCLEVESHLRKEVANLSREVETLQQCLAATLGNRIRSCWNNSIAYQRATLHLVHWIAYCTLPATPPPKIKTFPFGLTLEKALNIVKR; via the exons ATGCATACATGTAAGATTAAAAAGCCGCGCAAATCTATTGGACGacgaaatcaaaaaaaagtgGCTTTAAAAGTTGG TGTGCAGCAAAAGAACACCACTACGCTCTGTTTGAAATCTCAAATTCCTCGTGTCCCGTTACGAAAGCCGTCCCCATCGTCCACTTTATCAAAACCAAACGTCTTCTGCACCTTATCTCCAAGGTTAAAAGTTCAGGTAGACAATCCTGAATACAAGCTCAGAAAACAAACTACAATATCTGAAACTGAAGTTCAGCCTTTGACCACTCCGAATTTGGTGCAACTGCAGCAGTGTAGAAATCATATTTCCCGAAATCTCGAACTTGCCACGAGGACATCAAACTCATCTACAACTCAACTCTACTTGCGAGGTCAAAATACAGcagctattttgaattttcgtatCCGTAAGTCGATTACGCAAATGGATTTGAAGCGAACTCGTCGGGACAATGCAAACAATTACTCGTTATTAGCTTCCCCACAATCGCAATCGCTGGGTGGACTTTCAACAAATCCCAGTGCTTTAATGCCGAATAGAACCTCTGATATAGCAGGTCTCATGGGCGTATCCAGCCAAACTTCATTGGTAAACAAAATGTTCGATCAgaacaattattattatgtaattCAGGATCGCGATCCAAAGGTAGCCGGAATGCGTATTTTTGCAACAATCATGTTAAACGCCTGGCGAAAGCGTCGAGACGAAGTAAAACGGCTTATGGAGGAGGTAAACAACCTAAAACGTGGT TCAATTAAAGCGAAGAACCAGCTCCATGTGTTCAATACCCTCTTTCGTGTTGAACAGAAACGCAATGATGAGCTTAGTGTTCAGTTGAAACGATCCTTAGAAGATATAAACAACACCAAATCTTCTTGCGAGAGTCTTACGACTTCACTGATTAGTTTAAAGGCGGACAAAGCGCTACTCGAACAACAAATCCAAATCAAAGAACAAGAATTCGACGGTCTCAATGCAATACTTTCTCAGACAAAGTCTGACCTATTTAAAGCAATGGCTCAACAGAGGGAGTTACAGGCGAATTTGTCCAGTGAGCAACGTAAAGTGCAAGCCCTAGAAGCACAGAAGaaagaattaattaatgaa ATTTGTGAAGTAAATAATGAATCCTTGCAAAAGGAAGAAAAGTTACAGAATGAAATTAAGGAGAAGAACGATGCTTTAACCACTGCGCTCACTAAGCTGGAGTCGTTTGAATGGGAAATAAATGAATTGAAACA GAAAACACTGATTTTGGACAATTGCTTGGAAGTGGAGTCACATTTGCGCAAAGAAGTCGCAAATCTATCCCGCGAAGTAGAAACTCTGCAACAATGTTTGGCTGCTACATTGGGGAACCGTATACGTAGTTGCTGGAACAATTCGATTGCATATCAACGTGCCACTCTGCATCTGGTGCATTGGATTGCTTATTGTACACTACCCGCGACACCACCACCGAAGATTAAAACATTTCCGTTTGGCCTCACACTCGAAAAGGCACTAAATATTGTTAAACGTTAG
- the LOC120769601 gene encoding uncharacterized protein LOC120769601 isoform X1, giving the protein MPEILTTIPPLTLAIENLSETDGVSTDRSSTSGIPSPGGEPRSPLQNSTRCEKNPMHTCKIKKPRKSIGRRNQKKVALKVGVQQKNTTTLCLKSQIPRVPLRKPSPSSTLSKPNVFCTLSPRLKVQVDNPEYKLRKQTTISETEVQPLTTPNLVQLQQCRNHISRNLELATRTSNSSTTQLYLRGQNTAAILNFRIRKSITQMDLKRTRRDNANNYSLLASPQSQSLGGLSTNPSALMPNRTSDIAGLMGVSSQTSLVNKMFDQNNYYYVIQDRDPKVAGMRIFATIMLNAWRKRRDEVKRLMEEVNNLKRGSIKAKNQLHVFNTLFRVEQKRNDELSVQLKRSLEDINNTKSSCESLTTSLISLKADKALLEQQIQIKEQEFDGLNAILSQTKSDLFKAMAQQRELQANLSSEQRKVQALEAQKKELINEICEVNNESLQKEEKLQNEIKEKNDALTTALTKLESFEWEINELKQKTLILDNCLEVESHLRKEVANLSREVETLQQCLAATLGNRIRSCWNNSIAYQRATLHLVHWIAYCTLPATPPPKIKTFPFGLTLEKALNIVKR; this is encoded by the exons atgCCAGAAATACTCACCACTATTCCACCTCTAACTTTGGCCATTGAAAATTTAAGCGAAACGGACGGAGTCTCTACTGATCGATCCTCTACTAGTGGAATTCCAAGCCCTGGTGGGGAGCCTCGAAGCCCTCTTCAGAATTCAACTAGGTGTGAAAAAAATCCGATGCATACATGTAAGATTAAAAAGCCGCGCAAATCTATTGGACGacgaaatcaaaaaaaagtgGCTTTAAAAGTTGG TGTGCAGCAAAAGAACACCACTACGCTCTGTTTGAAATCTCAAATTCCTCGTGTCCCGTTACGAAAGCCGTCCCCATCGTCCACTTTATCAAAACCAAACGTCTTCTGCACCTTATCTCCAAGGTTAAAAGTTCAGGTAGACAATCCTGAATACAAGCTCAGAAAACAAACTACAATATCTGAAACTGAAGTTCAGCCTTTGACCACTCCGAATTTGGTGCAACTGCAGCAGTGTAGAAATCATATTTCCCGAAATCTCGAACTTGCCACGAGGACATCAAACTCATCTACAACTCAACTCTACTTGCGAGGTCAAAATACAGcagctattttgaattttcgtatCCGTAAGTCGATTACGCAAATGGATTTGAAGCGAACTCGTCGGGACAATGCAAACAATTACTCGTTATTAGCTTCCCCACAATCGCAATCGCTGGGTGGACTTTCAACAAATCCCAGTGCTTTAATGCCGAATAGAACCTCTGATATAGCAGGTCTCATGGGCGTATCCAGCCAAACTTCATTGGTAAACAAAATGTTCGATCAgaacaattattattatgtaattCAGGATCGCGATCCAAAGGTAGCCGGAATGCGTATTTTTGCAACAATCATGTTAAACGCCTGGCGAAAGCGTCGAGACGAAGTAAAACGGCTTATGGAGGAGGTAAACAACCTAAAACGTGGT TCAATTAAAGCGAAGAACCAGCTCCATGTGTTCAATACCCTCTTTCGTGTTGAACAGAAACGCAATGATGAGCTTAGTGTTCAGTTGAAACGATCCTTAGAAGATATAAACAACACCAAATCTTCTTGCGAGAGTCTTACGACTTCACTGATTAGTTTAAAGGCGGACAAAGCGCTACTCGAACAACAAATCCAAATCAAAGAACAAGAATTCGACGGTCTCAATGCAATACTTTCTCAGACAAAGTCTGACCTATTTAAAGCAATGGCTCAACAGAGGGAGTTACAGGCGAATTTGTCCAGTGAGCAACGTAAAGTGCAAGCCCTAGAAGCACAGAAGaaagaattaattaatgaa ATTTGTGAAGTAAATAATGAATCCTTGCAAAAGGAAGAAAAGTTACAGAATGAAATTAAGGAGAAGAACGATGCTTTAACCACTGCGCTCACTAAGCTGGAGTCGTTTGAATGGGAAATAAATGAATTGAAACA GAAAACACTGATTTTGGACAATTGCTTGGAAGTGGAGTCACATTTGCGCAAAGAAGTCGCAAATCTATCCCGCGAAGTAGAAACTCTGCAACAATGTTTGGCTGCTACATTGGGGAACCGTATACGTAGTTGCTGGAACAATTCGATTGCATATCAACGTGCCACTCTGCATCTGGTGCATTGGATTGCTTATTGTACACTACCCGCGACACCACCACCGAAGATTAAAACATTTCCGTTTGGCCTCACACTCGAAAAGGCACTAAATATTGTTAAACGTTAG